The Neobacillus sp. PS3-34 genome has a window encoding:
- the rplN gene encoding 50S ribosomal protein L14, with protein sequence MIQQESRLKVADNSGAREVLTIKVLGGSGRKTAGIGDIIVCTVKQATPGGVVKKSDVVKAVIVRTKSGARRADGTYIRFDENACVIIRDDKSPRGTRIFGPVARELRDNNFMKIVSLAPEVL encoded by the coding sequence ATGATTCAACAAGAATCTCGTTTAAAAGTTGCTGATAACTCTGGTGCCCGCGAAGTACTTACAATCAAAGTTTTAGGTGGTTCAGGCCGCAAAACAGCTGGGATTGGCGATATTATCGTTTGCACAGTGAAACAAGCAACACCAGGTGGCGTTGTTAAAAAGAGCGATGTGGTTAAAGCTGTTATTGTTCGTACAAAGAGCGGTGCACGTCGTGCGGATGGTACTTACATCCGTTTCGATGAAAACGCCTGTGTGATTATTCGTGATGATAAGAGCCCACGTGGAACTCGTATTTTTGGCCCTGTTGCCCGCGAACTTCGCGACAACAATTTTATGAAAATCGTTTCTTTAGCTCCAGAAGTACTATAA
- the rpsQ gene encoding 30S ribosomal protein S17, giving the protein MSERNQRKVYTGRVVSDKMDKTVTVLIETYKKHSLYGKRVKYSKKFKAHDELNEAKTGDVVRIMETRPLSATKRFRLVEVIEKAVII; this is encoded by the coding sequence ATGAGTGAACGCAATCAACGCAAAGTTTATACTGGACGCGTTGTTTCAGACAAAATGGATAAAACCGTTACTGTTCTTATAGAAACATACAAAAAACATTCTCTATATGGTAAACGCGTAAAGTACTCTAAAAAGTTCAAGGCTCATGATGAGCTTAACGAAGCTAAAACTGGTGATGTAGTACGCATTATGGAAACTCGTCCGTTATCGGCTACAAAGCGTTTCCGACTAGTAGAAGTAATAGAAAAAGCAGTTATTATTTAA
- the rpmC gene encoding 50S ribosomal protein L29, with the protein MKANDIRDLTTAEIEQKVKSLKEELFNLRFQLATGQLENTARIREVRKAIARMRTVIREREIGVNNR; encoded by the coding sequence ATGAAAGCTAATGACATTCGTGACCTTACCACTGCTGAAATTGAACAAAAAGTTAAATCCTTAAAAGAAGAGCTTTTCAACCTTCGCTTTCAATTGGCGACTGGACAACTTGAAAATACAGCTCGCATTCGTGAAGTGCGCAAAGCGATTGCTCGCATGAGAACTGTGATTCGTGAAAGAGAAATCGGCGTCAATAATCGATAA
- the rplP gene encoding 50S ribosomal protein L16: MLLPKRVKYRRQHRGKMRGLSKGGTEINFGEFGLQALEASWITNRQIEAARIAMTRYMKRGGKVWIQIFPHKPYTAKPLEVRMGSGKGAPEGWVAVVKPGKIMFEIAGVSEEVAREALRLAMHKLPIKCKFVKREEIGGESNES; this comes from the coding sequence ATGTTATTGCCAAAGCGCGTTAAATATCGCCGTCAACATCGTGGGAAAATGCGTGGTCTTTCAAAAGGCGGCACTGAGATCAACTTTGGAGAATTCGGTCTTCAAGCTTTAGAAGCATCTTGGATTACTAACCGTCAAATTGAGGCTGCACGTATTGCAATGACTCGTTACATGAAACGTGGCGGAAAAGTTTGGATTCAAATTTTCCCTCATAAGCCTTATACGGCAAAGCCTCTAGAAGTTCGAATGGGTTCCGGTAAAGGTGCACCAGAAGGCTGGGTAGCTGTTGTTAAACCAGGCAAAATTATGTTTGAAATTGCAGGTGTTTCTGAAGAAGTAGCTCGTGAAGCTCTTCGTCTTGCAATGCACAAACTTCCAATCAAGTGTAAGTTTGTAAAACGAGAAGAAATTGGTGGTGAATCAAATGAAAGCTAA
- the rpsC gene encoding 30S ribosomal protein S3 — MGQKINPVGLRVGIIRDWESKWYAGKDYADLLHEDIKVREYIFKRLKDASVSKVEIERAANRLNVTVHTAKPGMVIGKGGTEVEALRKALNQLTGKRVHINILEIKRADIDAKLVAENIARQLENRVSFRRAQKQVIQRAMRAGAKGIKTMVSGRLGGADIARSEHYSEGTVPLHTLRADIDYATAEADTTYGKLGVKVWIYRGEVLPTKKTSVEGGK, encoded by the coding sequence GTGGGTCAGAAAATAAATCCAGTTGGTCTTCGAGTTGGCATCATTCGTGATTGGGAATCAAAGTGGTACGCTGGCAAAGACTATGCTGATCTTTTACACGAAGACATCAAAGTCCGTGAATACATTTTTAAACGTTTGAAAGACGCTTCTGTTTCTAAAGTTGAAATTGAGCGCGCTGCAAACCGTTTGAATGTTACTGTACACACTGCGAAGCCTGGTATGGTTATCGGTAAGGGCGGTACTGAAGTTGAAGCACTTCGTAAAGCGCTAAACCAACTAACTGGCAAACGTGTTCATATCAACATTCTTGAAATCAAAAGAGCGGATATCGATGCGAAATTAGTAGCTGAGAATATTGCTCGTCAATTAGAAAATCGTGTATCTTTCCGTCGTGCGCAAAAACAAGTTATTCAACGTGCTATGCGTGCAGGAGCAAAGGGTATTAAAACAATGGTATCCGGTCGTTTAGGCGGTGCAGATATTGCTCGTTCAGAACATTACAGCGAAGGAACAGTTCCACTTCATACACTTCGTGCTGACATCGACTATGCAACAGCTGAAGCAGATACTACTTATGGTAAGCTTGGCGTAAAAGTATGGATCTACCGTGGAGAAGTCCTTCCTACTAAGAAGACATCTGTGGAAGGAGGCAAATAA
- the rplV gene encoding 50S ribosomal protein L22 — MQAKAVARTVRIAPRKVRLVVDLIRGKQVGEAIAILNLTPKTSSPVVEKVLKSAIANAEHNYEMDVNSLVITQAFVDEGPTLKRFRPRAMGRASAINKRTSHITIVLSEKKEG; from the coding sequence ATGCAAGCTAAAGCTGTTGCAAGAACAGTTCGTATTGCTCCTCGTAAAGTTCGTTTAGTCGTAGATTTAATTCGAGGTAAGCAAGTTGGTGAAGCTATAGCAATTTTAAACTTAACTCCTAAAACATCATCACCAGTGGTGGAGAAGGTTTTAAAATCCGCTATCGCGAACGCTGAGCACAATTATGAAATGGATGTAAATAGCCTTGTTATTACACAAGCATTTGTTGATGAAGGACCAACGTTAAAACGTTTCCGTCCTCGTGCAATGGGTCGTGCAAGTGCAATCAACAAACGCACAAGCCACATCACTATCGTATTATCAGAAAAGAAGGAGGGATAA
- the rpsS gene encoding 30S ribosomal protein S19 codes for MGRSLKKGPFVDEHLITKIEKLNETEGKQVVKTWSRRSTIFPQFIGHTVAVYDGRKHVPVYVTEDMVGHKLGEFAPTRAYKGHGNDDKKTRR; via the coding sequence ATGGGTCGCAGCTTGAAAAAAGGACCTTTTGTTGATGAGCATTTAATCACAAAGATCGAAAAGTTAAATGAAACTGAAGGCAAGCAAGTAGTTAAAACTTGGTCACGCCGTTCTACGATCTTCCCACAATTCATCGGCCACACTGTTGCAGTGTACGATGGTCGTAAACATGTGCCTGTATATGTTACTGAAGACATGGTAGGCCACAAGCTTGGAGAATTCGCTCCAACACGTGCTTACAAAGGCCATGGTAATGATGACAAGAAAACAAGACGTTAA
- the rplB gene encoding 50S ribosomal protein L2, with product MAIKKYKPTSNGRRGMTVSDFAEITTSTPEKSLLAPLKRKGGRNNQGKLTVRHQGGGHKRQYRIIDFKRDKDGIPGRVATIEYDPNRSANIALINYVDGEKRYILAPKNLEVGLEVMSGPEADIKVGNALPLSNIPMGTVVHNIELKPGKGGQLVRSAGTSAQVLGKEGKYVLVRLNSGEVRMILATCRATIGQVGNEQHELINIGKAGRSRWLGKRPTVRGSVMNPNDHPHGGGEGRSPIGRKSPMSPWGKPTLGFKTRKKKSKSDKFIVRRRKK from the coding sequence ATGGCGATTAAAAAGTACAAACCTACCTCCAATGGTCGTCGCGGCATGACAGTTTCAGATTTCGCTGAAATCACAACTAGTACTCCAGAAAAATCTCTTTTAGCACCATTAAAGAGAAAAGGCGGCCGTAACAACCAAGGTAAGTTAACTGTTCGTCATCAAGGTGGCGGTCACAAGCGTCAATACCGTATTATCGATTTTAAACGTGATAAAGATGGCATTCCAGGACGCGTTGCCACTATCGAATACGATCCAAACCGTTCTGCAAATATTGCATTAATCAATTATGTAGATGGAGAAAAGCGTTATATCCTAGCTCCTAAGAATTTAGAGGTTGGCTTGGAAGTAATGTCTGGTCCTGAAGCGGATATTAAGGTGGGTAATGCATTACCACTTTCAAACATCCCTATGGGTACTGTAGTACACAATATCGAATTAAAGCCTGGTAAAGGTGGACAATTAGTCCGTTCTGCTGGTACTTCCGCACAAGTTTTAGGTAAGGAAGGCAAATACGTTCTAGTTCGCTTAAATTCCGGAGAAGTTCGCATGATCCTTGCAACTTGCCGCGCAACAATCGGCCAAGTTGGTAATGAGCAGCACGAACTAATCAACATTGGTAAAGCAGGTCGTTCACGCTGGTTAGGCAAACGCCCAACAGTTCGTGGATCTGTAATGAACCCTAACGATCACCCACACGGTGGTGGTGAAGGACGTTCACCAATCGGACGTAAATCACCTATGTCTCCATGGGGTAAACCAACTCTTGGATTCAAAACACGTAAGAAAAAGAGCAAATCCGATAAATTTATCGTGCGTCGCCGTAAAAAATAA
- the rplW gene encoding 50S ribosomal protein L23: MDARDIIKRPVITERSTDLMAEKKYTFEVDVRANKTQVKDAVQEIFGVNVEKVNIMNYKGKFKRMGKFGGYTNKRRKAIVKLTTDSKEIEFFEA, encoded by the coding sequence ATGGATGCACGCGATATCATTAAGCGCCCCGTTATCACTGAACGTTCTACTGACCTAATGGCTGAAAAGAAATATACATTTGAAGTTGATGTTAGAGCTAACAAAACTCAAGTTAAAGACGCGGTTCAAGAGATCTTCGGCGTTAATGTTGAGAAAGTTAACATCATGAACTACAAAGGTAAATTTAAGCGCATGGGCAAATTCGGCGGTTACACAAATAAACGCCGTAAAGCAATCGTTAAATTAACAACTGACAGCAAAGAAATCGAATTCTTTGAAGCATAA
- the rplC gene encoding 50S ribosomal protein L3: protein MTKGILGRKIGMTQVFAENGNLIPVTVIEAAANVVLQKKTIEIDGYEAIQLGFEDKREKLSNKPEKGHVAKASTTPKRFIRELRGVDLAGYEVGQEVKVNVFAEGDIVDVIAISKGKGFQGVIKRHGQSRGPMAHGSRYHRRPGSMGPVAPNRVFKGKKLAGRMGGEQITVQNLEIVKVDVERNLLLIKGSVPGPRKALIKVKSAIKA, encoded by the coding sequence ATGACCAAAGGAATCTTAGGAAGAAAGATTGGTATGACTCAAGTGTTTGCTGAAAATGGCAACCTTATCCCGGTAACAGTAATTGAGGCAGCTGCAAACGTAGTTCTTCAAAAGAAAACAATTGAAATCGATGGTTACGAAGCGATTCAATTAGGTTTTGAAGACAAACGTGAAAAGCTTTCAAACAAACCTGAAAAAGGACATGTTGCAAAAGCTAGCACTACTCCTAAGCGCTTCATTCGCGAATTACGCGGAGTTGATTTGGCTGGGTACGAAGTTGGTCAAGAAGTCAAAGTTAATGTTTTCGCTGAAGGCGATATCGTAGATGTGATCGCAATCTCAAAGGGTAAAGGTTTCCAAGGTGTTATTAAACGCCACGGACAATCACGCGGCCCAATGGCTCACGGTTCACGTTATCACCGTCGTCCAGGTTCAATGGGACCTGTTGCTCCAAACCGTGTTTTCAAAGGTAAAAAACTTGCTGGACGCATGGGCGGAGAGCAAATCACTGTACAAAACCTTGAAATTGTAAAAGTTGATGTTGAACGCAACCTGCTATTAATTAAAGGTAGTGTACCTGGTCCAAGAAAAGCATTAATTAAAGTTAAAAGTGCGATTAAAGCATAA
- the rpsJ gene encoding 30S ribosomal protein S10, producing MAKQKIRIRLKAYDHRILDQSAEKIVETAKRSGAAVSGPIPLPTEKSIYTVLRAVHKYKDSREQFEMRTHKRLIDIINPTPQTVDSLMRLDLPSGVDIEIKL from the coding sequence ATGGCAAAACAAAAAATTCGTATTCGTTTAAAGGCGTATGATCACAGGATCCTTGATCAATCTGCTGAGAAAATTGTTGAAACTGCTAAGCGTTCGGGTGCTGCTGTATCTGGTCCGATTCCGCTTCCGACAGAGAAGTCAATCTACACGGTTCTTCGCGCGGTGCATAAATACAAAGATTCTCGTGAGCAGTTCGAAATGCGTACTCATAAACGTCTAATCGACATCATCAACCCAACGCCACAAACAGTCGATTCATTAATGCGTTTAGACTTACCATCAGGCGTTGACATTGAAATTAAACTTTAA
- the tuf gene encoding elongation factor Tu, which translates to MGKAKFDRSKPHVNIGTIGHVDHGKTTLTAAITTVLAKAGGAEARAYDQIDAAPEERERGITISTAHVEYETATRHYAHVDCPGHADYVKNMITGAAQMDGGILVVSATDGPMPQTREHILLSRQVGVPHLVVFMNKCDMVDDEELLELVEMEIRDLLSEYEFPGDDVPVIKGSALKALEGDAAWEEKVIELMAAVDEYIPTPARDTEKPFMMPVEDVFSITGRGTVATGRVERGVVKVGDVIEIVGFTEEPKSTTVTGVEMFRKLLDYAEAGDNIGALLRGVAREEIERGQVLAKPKSITPHTKFKAEVYVLSKEEGGRHTPFFTNYRPQFYFRTSDITGICNLPEGVEMVMPGDNIEMTVELIAPVAIEEGTKFSIREGGRTVGAGVVASITE; encoded by the coding sequence ATGGGAAAAGCTAAATTCGACCGTTCAAAGCCCCATGTTAACATCGGAACAATTGGTCACGTTGACCATGGTAAAACTACTTTAACTGCTGCTATCACAACTGTACTTGCTAAAGCAGGTGGAGCTGAAGCGCGTGCATACGACCAAATCGATGCTGCTCCAGAAGAGCGCGAGCGCGGAATCACAATCTCAACTGCACACGTTGAGTACGAAACTGCAACTCGTCACTATGCACACGTTGACTGCCCAGGACATGCTGACTATGTTAAAAACATGATCACTGGTGCTGCACAAATGGATGGCGGTATCCTAGTTGTTTCTGCAACTGACGGCCCAATGCCACAAACTCGTGAGCACATCCTTTTATCTCGTCAGGTAGGTGTACCTCACCTTGTAGTATTCATGAACAAGTGTGACATGGTAGACGACGAAGAACTACTTGAATTAGTAGAAATGGAAATCCGTGATCTTCTTTCTGAATACGAATTCCCTGGTGATGATGTTCCTGTTATCAAAGGTTCTGCTCTTAAAGCATTAGAAGGCGATGCTGCTTGGGAAGAAAAAGTAATCGAACTTATGGCTGCAGTTGATGAGTATATCCCAACACCAGCTCGTGATACTGAAAAGCCATTCATGATGCCTGTTGAGGATGTATTCTCAATCACAGGTCGTGGAACTGTTGCTACTGGACGTGTTGAGCGTGGAGTAGTAAAAGTTGGTGACGTTATCGAAATCGTAGGTTTCACTGAAGAGCCAAAATCTACTACTGTAACAGGTGTAGAAATGTTCCGTAAGCTTCTTGATTATGCTGAAGCTGGAGACAACATCGGTGCACTACTTCGTGGTGTAGCACGTGAAGAAATCGAGCGCGGCCAAGTTTTGGCTAAGCCGAAATCAATCACTCCACACACAAAGTTCAAAGCTGAAGTTTATGTTCTATCAAAAGAAGAAGGTGGACGTCATACTCCATTCTTCACAAACTATCGTCCACAATTCTATTTCCGTACTTCTGATATTACAGGTATCTGTAATCTTCCTGAAGGCGTAGAAATGGTTATGCCTGGCGACAACATCGAAATGACTGTTGAGCTTATCGCTCCAGTTGCGATCGAAGAAGGTACAAAGTTCTCTATCCGTGAAGGCGGACGTACTGTAGGCGCTGGCGTAGTAGCTAGCATCACTGAATAA
- the rpsG gene encoding 30S ribosomal protein S7, which produces MPRKGPVAKRDVLPDPLYNSKLVSRLINKMMEDGKRGKSQAILYNAFDIIRERAGKEPMEVFDAALKNIMPVLEVKARRVGGANYQVPVEVRPDRRTTLGLRWLVNYSRLRGEKTMEERLANEILDAANNTGASVKKREDTHKMAEANKAFAHYRW; this is translated from the coding sequence ATGCCTCGTAAAGGTCCTGTAGCAAAAAGAGACGTATTGCCAGATCCACTTTATAATTCAAAGTTAGTTTCTCGTCTAATCAACAAAATGATGGAAGACGGAAAAAGAGGTAAGTCCCAGGCTATTCTTTACAACGCGTTCGATATTATTCGTGAACGTGCTGGAAAAGAGCCAATGGAAGTATTCGATGCAGCGCTGAAAAACATCATGCCTGTTCTTGAAGTAAAAGCACGCCGTGTAGGTGGAGCTAACTACCAAGTACCAGTTGAGGTGCGCCCTGACCGTCGTACTACTCTTGGTCTTCGCTGGTTGGTTAACTATTCTCGTCTTCGTGGTGAGAAAACAATGGAAGAGCGTTTAGCTAACGAAATTCTTGACGCAGCTAACAACACTGGAGCTTCAGTGAAAAAGCGTGAAGATACACACAAAATGGCTGAAGCAAACAAAGCGTTTGCTCACTATCGTTGGTAA
- the rpsL gene encoding 30S ribosomal protein S12, protein MPTINQLVRKPRQTKEEKSKSPALNKGYNSFKKSQTNVSSPQKRGVCTRVGTMTPKKPNSALRKYARVRLTNGIEVTAYIPGIGHNLQEHSVVLIRGGRVKDLPGVRYHIVRGALDTAGVNNRMQGRSKYGTKRPKAPKK, encoded by the coding sequence ATGCCTACTATTAACCAATTAGTGCGTAAACCTCGCCAAACAAAAGAGGAAAAATCAAAATCACCAGCACTTAACAAAGGTTACAACAGCTTTAAAAAATCACAAACAAATGTATCTTCACCACAAAAACGCGGAGTATGTACTCGTGTTGGTACAATGACTCCAAAGAAACCGAACTCAGCGTTACGTAAATATGCACGTGTACGTTTGACAAACGGTATCGAGGTGACTGCATACATTCCTGGTATCGGCCACAACCTTCAAGAGCACAGTGTTGTTCTTATCCGTGGAGGACGTGTAAAGGATTTACCAGGGGTACGTTACCACATCGTTCGTGGTGCGCTTGATACAGCTGGCGTTAACAATCGTATGCAAGGCCGTTCTAAATACGGTACTAAGCGTCCGAAAGCACCAAAGAAATAA
- a CDS encoding 50S ribosomal protein L7ae-like protein, with translation MSYEKVLQAKEVIIGTKQTAKALNEGMVREIVVAEDADPEITSPIINLALKMNVPVLNADSMKKLGKACGIKVGAAAVAIIR, from the coding sequence ATGTCTTATGAAAAAGTATTACAGGCTAAAGAAGTCATTATAGGAACAAAACAGACAGCGAAAGCACTAAATGAAGGTATGGTCAGAGAGATTGTTGTAGCGGAAGATGCTGATCCGGAAATTACATCTCCGATTATAAACCTTGCTCTTAAAATGAACGTACCAGTCCTTAATGCGGATTCGATGAAAAAACTCGGAAAAGCATGCGGGATTAAAGTTGGAGCGGCAGCTGTTGCTATTATCCGTTAA